Proteins encoded within one genomic window of Camelina sativa cultivar DH55 chromosome 19, Cs, whole genome shotgun sequence:
- the LOC104764073 gene encoding ankyrin repeat domain-containing protein 13C-B-like isoform X2, translated as MEDYSKYTHSPAHLAVVLRDHAALRRIVSDLPRLAKAGEVSTEAESMESESRADSVSAVIDRRDVPGRETPLHLAVRLRDPVSAEILMSAGADWSLQNENGWSALQEAVCTREEAIAMIIARHYQPLAWAKWCRRLPRIIASASRIRDFYMEITFHFESSVIPFIGRIAPSDTYRIWKRGSNLRADMTLAGFDGFKIQRSDQTFLFLGDGYSSEDGKMSLSPGSLIVLSHKEKEMTNALEGAGAQPTDAEVAHEVALMSQTNMYRPGIDVTQAELVSHLNWRRQERTEMVGNWKAKVYDMLHVMVSVKSRRVPGAMTDEELFAVDEERTAATNGAETDGFDDVLTPEERLQLNSALRTGNSDAIEDEESEVTDHQENGSLKDKKGWFGWNKKGLNTEDTKLKKGSKSAPEDGNQKGKSQRSSMVSDHTNEDLGGTKKGKEKEKKKKKKGVAGDEVKRESEYKKGLRPVLWLTPDFPLTTDELLPLLDILANKVKAVRRLRELLTTKLPLGTFPVKLAIPIIPTVRVVVTFTKFEELQAAEEEFSTPPSSPVFHDAKSSSSENSSPSWISWMRSGKSGDNDSNRYKDEVDPFSIPSDYTWVDSAEKKRRMKAKKAKSKRKKQAATKAAAASDSSTRSNQVAEE; from the exons ATGGAAGATTACTCCAAGTATACTCATAGTCCTGCTCATTTAGCCGTTGTGCTTCGAGATCATGCTGCTCTTAGGCGAATTGTATCGGATCTTCCTCGGTTAGCTAAGGCTGGTGAAGTTTCTACAGAGGCTGAGTCTATGGAGTCTGAGTCTCGTGCTGATTCTGTTTCAGCTGTTATTGATAGGCGTGATGTTCCTGGTCGTGAAACTCCATTGCATCTCGCTGTTCGTCTTAGAGATCCTGTCTCTGCTGAGATTTTGATGTCTGCTGGTGCGGATTGGAGTCTACAGAACGAGAATGGTTGGAGTGCATTACAAGAGGCGGTTTGCACTAGGGAAGAGGCCATCGCCATGATCATTGCTCGGCATTACCAGCCTCTTGCTTGGGCTAAATGGTGTAGGAGACTTCCTCGGATCATTGCATCTGCATCGCGTATCCGTGATTTTTACATGGAGATCACTTTTCATTTTGAGAGCTCTGTGATTCCGTTTATTGGCCGCATTGCTCCTTCGGATACTTACAGGATATGGAAACGTGGTTCGAACCTCCGTGCTGATATGACTCTTGCCGGTTTTGATGGGTTTAAAATCCAGCGGTCTGATCAAACGTTTCTCTTTCTAGGGGATGGTTACTCGTCTGAAGACGGTAAAATGTCCCTATCTCCTGGCTCGTTGATTGTTCTTTCtcataaggaaaaagaaatgaCTAATGCTTTGGAAGGAGCTGGAGCGCAACCGACAGATGCTGAGGTTGCTCATGAAGTGGCTTTGATGTCTCAGACTAATATGTATAGACCTGGAATCGATGTAACTCAAGCTGAGCTGGTTTCTCATCTGAATTGGAGACGGCAAGAGAGAACCGAGATGGTCGGGAATTGGAAAGCTAAAGTTTACGATATGCTTCATGTGATGGTGAGTGTGAAATCAAGACGGGTTCCTGGTGCAATGACTGATGAAGAGCTCTTTGCTGTTGATGAAGAGCGAACTGCTGCAACAAACGGTGCAGAGACCGATGGCTTTGATGATGTATTAACGCCTGAGGAAAGACTCCAATTGAATTCCGCGCTTCGGACTGGAAATTCTGATGCCATTGAAGATGAAGAGTCTGAAGTTACTGATCACCAGGAAAACGGATCCCTCAAGGATAAGAAGGGCTGGTTTGGTTGGAATAAGAAAGGCTTAAACACTGAAGATACTAAGCTCAAGAAAGGCTCAAAGTCTGCGCCAGAAGATGGGAATCAAAAAGGGAAAAGCCAGAGATCTTCAATGGTATCTGATCATACAAATGAGGATCTTGGAGGCACGAAGAAAggaaaggagaaggagaagaagaagaagaagaaaggtgttGCCGGAGATGAGGTTAAGCGTGAGAGTGAATACAAGAAAGGACTAAGACCGGTCTTGTGGTTAACACCGGACTTTCCTCTTACGACAGACGAGCTTTTACCGCTCCTCGACATATTAGCTAACAAGGTTAAAGCCGTTAGGAGACTCAGAGAGCTTCTCACAACTAAACTTCCACTAGGCACATTCCCTGTAAAG CTTGCCATTCCCATTATTCCAACGGTTCGAGTTGTTGTTACTTTCACAAAATTTGAAGAGCTTCAGGCGGCTGAGGAGGAGTTCTCAACGCCTCCTTCTAGTCCGGTATTTCATGATGcgaagtcttcttcttcagagaACTCATCACCATCATGGATCTCATGGATGAGAAGTGGGAAATCAGGTGACAATGATAGTAACCGTTACAAAGACGAGGTTGACCCTTTCTCGATACCTTCAGATTACACATGGGTCGATTCAGCTGAGAAGAAACGTCGAATGAAAGCTAAGAAAGCTAAGAGCAAGAG GAAGAAACAGGCGGCAACAAAAGCCGCTGCTGCTAGTGACTCGAGTACCCGTTCAAATCAAGTAGCCGAAGAATGA
- the LOC104764074 gene encoding diphthine--ammonia ligase-like, translated as MKVVALVSNLLPVGDSVDELDSYMYQTVGHQIIGGYAECMNVPLFRRRIRGSSRHQKLSYQMTLDDEVEDMFVLLSEVKRQIPSIAAVSSGAIASDYQRLRVESICSRLGLVSLAFLWKQDQTVLLQEMIANGIKAILVKVAAIGLDPSKHLGKDLAFMEPYLLKLKEKYGSNVCGEGGEYETMTLDCPLFTNASIVLDECQVVLHSPDSIAPVGVLHPSTFHLEKKGNPDSNSLEKESSLVSEVLGDGPNTSNSTRQRDSGIVDLVEHTSNRVHISRTEKHNTFSICCWLENSLNSSTGLKEDLETVLTELESQLLKNGFNWQNVLYIHLYISDMSEFAVANETYVKFITQEKCPFGVPSRSTIELPLAQAGLGKAYVEVLVANDESKRVLHVQSISCWAPSCIGPYSQATLHKSVLHMAGQLGLDPPTMNLRNEGAIAELNQALTNSEAIAESFNRSISSAAILFVIFCSARTKQSERNQLHEKFVTFLDLAKSSRRVSNAIDPMFVYILVPDLPKRALVEVKPVLYVEDDTETEDETRQDHSGEGDYSFGGYKPENWHQGCVQKRVVDGKMCVTVLSISAEVMRKLQEASGEEEQQLERVSRFCVYLLNKTLSENSFSWQDTTSLRIHLSTSLGVSVERLSDTFASAFRELNEKSDGVKVDSSKEPILNVVPVLGAGNTSTSFDNIITCELFALRS; from the exons atgaaggtCGTGGCTTTAGTGAGTAATTTGTTGCCGGTTGGTGATTCGGTTGATGAATTGGACAGCTATATGTATCAAACT GTAGGCCACCAGATAATAGGGGGCTATGCAGAATGTATGAATGTGCCATTGttcagaagaagaatcagaggaTCTTCAAG GCATCAGAAACTTAGCTACCAAATGACTCTAGATGATGAAGTGGAAGATATGTTTGTGTTATTAAGTGAAGTGAAGAGACAGATACCTTCCATCGCTGCAGTCTCGTCTGGTGCGATTGCATCAGACTACCAACGGCTGCGGGTGGAGAGTATTTGTTCAAGGTTAGGTCTTGTTTCTTTGGCATTTTTGTGGAAACAAGATCAGACAGTGCTTCTTCAGGAAATG ATAGCAAATGGGATAAAAGCTATCTTAGTCAAG GTAGCGGCAATAGGGTtagatccctcaaagcacctaGGGAAAGACTTAGCCTTCATGGAACCTTATCTTTTGAAGTTAAAAGA GAAATATGGAAGTAATGTTTGCGGTGAAGGAGGAGAATATGAAACTATGACTCTAGATTGCCCACTTTTCACT AATGCGAGTATCGTGCTTGATGAATGTCAAGTTGTGCTACACTCTCCAGATTCCATTGCACCTGTTGGTGTTCTTCATCCATCCACGTTCCATCTTGAAAAGAAAGGGAATCCAGACTCCAATTCCCTTGAAAAGGAATCGAGTTTAGTGTCTGAGGTACTAGGAGATGGTCCCAACACATCAAATTCTACTCGCCAACGAGATAGTGGAATTGTTGATCTAGTTGAACATACAAGTAACAGAGTTCACATATCGAGGACTGAGAAACACAACACATTCTCCATCTGCTGCTGGTTGGAAAATTCACTAAATTCTTCAACag GTCTCAAAGAAGATCTCGAGACTGTTCTTACAGAACTTGAATCCCAGCTTTtaaaaaacgggtttaactggCAGAATGTATTGTACATTCATCTTTATATCTCTGACATGAGTGAATTTGCTGTGGCGAATGAGACATATGTGAAATTTATCACACAAGAGAAGTGCCCTTTTGGTGTTCCTTCACGTAGTACAATAGAACTTCCGTTGGCACAAGCGGGTCTTGGAAAAGCTTACGTCGAGGTTTTAGTTGCGAATGACGAAAGCAAAAGAGTTCTCCATGTCCAAAGTATATCTTGCTGGGCGCCTAGCTGCATTGGACCTTACAGTCAG GCCACTTTGCACAAGAGTGTTCTTCACATGGCTGGACAATTAGGACTTGACCCTCCCACGATGAATCTTCGAAACGAAGGTGCAATTGCTGAGCTAAATCAAGCATTGACGAACAGCGAGGCAATAGCGGAGTCTTTTAACCGCTCAATCTCTTCAGCAGCTATACTCTTTGTGATTTTCTGTTCAGCACGCACAAAACAATCAGAGAGGAACCAGCTCCACGAAAAGTTTGTTACTTTCTTGGATTTGGCAAAGTCTTCTCGGAGGGTATCAAATGCCATAGATCCTATGTTCGTTTATATCCTTGTCCCTGATCTTCCGAAAAG GGCTCTTGTTGAAGTGAAACCTGTTTTATACGTGGAAGACGATACAGAAACCGAAGATGAAACCAGGCAAGATCATTCGGGTGAAGGAGATTACAGTTTTGGGGGATATAAGCCAGAGAATTGGCACCAAGGTTGTGTGCAGAAACGAGTTGTTGATGGGAAAATGTGTGTGACCGTTCTCTCCATCTCAGCCGAAGTAATGAGGAAACTTCAGGAAGCTTCGGGAGAAGAAGAACAGCAACTGGAGAGAGTATCAAGATTCTGTGTATATCTTCTCAACAAAACCTTGTCTGAAAATTCATTTTCTTGGCAAGATACAACG AGCTTAAGAATACACTTATCTACTAGTCTTGGTGTGTCCGTAGAGAGATTATCAGACACTTTTGCGTCTGCATTCAGAGAGCTTAACGAGAAGAGTGATGGAGTTAAAGTTGACAGCTCGAAAGAACCTATCTTGAACGTTGTTCCTGTCCTAGGTGCTGGAAACACTTCTACTTCCTTCGATAACATAATCACGTGTGAACTATTTGCGCTAAGGTCGTAG
- the LOC104764075 gene encoding exportin-4-like isoform X3 — protein sequence MLGFPNGSGVGGVGPEDLAQLQSTMRAIELACSYIQINSNPVAAEATILSLHKSPQPYKACRYILENSQVANARFQAAAAIREAAIREWSFLATDDKGGLISFCLGYVMQHANSSEGYVLSKLSSVAAQLMKRGWLEFTPAEKEVFFYQINQAILGSRGLDVQFIGINFLESLVSEFSPSTSSAMGLPREFHENCRKSLEQNFLKTFYQWAKDAALSVTNKIIASHSSVPEVKVCNATLRLMYQILNWEFRYSKGGGTRASINVFSDGIRVDNALARKTECVIVQWC from the exons ATGTTAGGGTTTCCTAATGGAAGCGGTGTCGGTGGAGTTGGACCTGAGGATTTAGCTCAACTCCAATCTACCATGCGCGCTATTGAACTTGCTTGCTCTTACATTCAG ATTAATAGTAATCCAGTTGCTGCTGAGGCAACCATTTTGTCTCTTCACAAGTCCCCACAGCCCTATAAGGCGTGTAGATATATTCTTG AAAATTCTCAggtagcaaatgctaggtttcAAGCTGCTGCAGCTATTCGAGAAGCAGCTATCAGGGAATGGAGTTTTCTTGCCACTGATGATAAAGGGGGTTTGATTAG CTTCTGCCTTGGCTATGTCATGCAGCATGCTAATTCATCCGAGGGATATGTGCTTTCAAAATTATCTTCTGTGGCTGCACAGCTGATGAAAAGAGGCTG GCTTGAGTTTACTCCAGCCGAGAAGGAAGTCTTTTTCTATCAG ATCAACCAGGCTATTCTTGGTTCTCGTGGCTTAGATGTGCAGTTCATCGGTATAAATTTTCTTGAATCATTG GTATCTGAATTCTCACCCTCTACTTCAAGTGCCATGGGTCTCCCTAGAGAATTTCATGAAAATTGTCGCAAGTCACTAGAGCAAAACTTTTTGAAG ACTTTCTATCAGTGGGCAAAAGATGCTGCTTTGAGTGTTACAAATAAGATTATCGCATCACATTCTAGTGTCCCTGAGGTTAAGGTTTGCAATGCTACACTGCGACTTATGTATCAAATACTGAACTGGGAGTTTCGTTACAGCAAAGGTGGTGGCACAAGGGCCAGCATTAATGTATTCTCTGACGGAATTAGAGTTGATAATGCATTAGCGAGAAAGACAGAATGTGTAATAGTTCAG TGGTGCTGA
- the LOC104764073 gene encoding ankyrin repeat domain-containing protein 13C-B-like isoform X1: protein MEDYSKYTHSPAHLAVVLRDHAALRRIVSDLPRLAKAGEVSTEAESMESESRADSVSAVIDRRDVPGRETPLHLAVRLRDPVSAEILMSAGADWSLQNENGWSALQEAVCTREEAIAMIIARHYQPLAWAKWCRRLPRIIASASRIRDFYMEITFHFESSVIPFIGRIAPSDTYRIWKRGSNLRADMTLAGFDGFKIQRSDQTFLFLGDGYSSEDGKMSLSPGSLIVLSHKEKEMTNALEGAGAQPTDAEVAHEVALMSQTNMYRPGIDVTQAELVSHLNWRRQERTEMVGNWKAKVYDMLHVMVSVKSRRVPGAMTDEELFAVDEERTAATNGAETDGFDDVLTPEERLQLNSALRTGNSDAIEDEESEVTDHQENGSLKDKKGWFGWNKKGLNTEDTKLKKGSKSAPEDGNQKGKSQRSSMVSDHTNEDLGGTKKGKEKEKKKKKKGVAGDEVKRESEYKKGLRPVLWLTPDFPLTTDELLPLLDILANKVKAVRRLRELLTTKLPLGTFPVKLAIPIIPTVRVVVTFTKFEELQAAEEEFSTPPSSPVFHDAKSSSSENSSPSWISWMRSGKSGDNDSNRYKDEVDPFSIPSDYTWVDSAEKKRRMKAKKAKSKRKKQAATKAAAASDSSTRSNQVAEE from the exons ATGGAAGATTACTCCAAGTATACTCATAGTCCTGCTCATTTAGCCGTTGTGCTTCGAGATCATGCTGCTCTTAGGCGAATTGTATCGGATCTTCCTCGGTTAGCTAAGGCTGGTGAAGTTTCTACAGAGGCTGAGTCTATGGAGTCTGAGTCTCGTGCTGATTCTGTTTCAGCTGTTATTGATAGGCGTGATGTTCCTGGTCGTGAAACTCCATTGCATCTCGCTGTTCGTCTTAGAGATCCTGTCTCTGCTGAGATTTTGATGTCTGCTGGTGCGGATTGGAGTCTACAGAACGAGAATGGTTGGAGTGCATTACAAGAGGCGGTTTGCACTAGGGAAGAGGCCATCGCCATGATCATTGCTCGGCATTACCAGCCTCTTGCTTGGGCTAAATGGTGTAGGAGACTTCCTCGGATCATTGCATCTGCATCGCGTATCCGTGATTTTTACATGGAGATCACTTTTCATTTTGAGAGCTCTGTGATTCCGTTTATTGGCCGCATTGCTCCTTCGGATACTTACAGGATATGGAAACGTGGTTCGAACCTCCGTGCTGATATGACTCTTGCCGGTTTTGATGGGTTTAAAATCCAGCGGTCTGATCAAACGTTTCTCTTTCTAGGGGATGGTTACTCGTCTGAAGACGGTAAAATGTCCCTATCTCCTGGCTCGTTGATTGTTCTTTCtcataaggaaaaagaaatgaCTAATGCTTTGGAAGGAGCTGGAGCGCAACCGACAGATGCTGAGGTTGCTCATGAAGTGGCTTTGATGTCTCAGACTAATATGTATAGACCTGGAATCGATGTAACTCAAGCTGAGCTGGTTTCTCATCTGAATTGGAGACGGCAAGAGAGAACCGAGATGGTCGGGAATTGGAAAGCTAAAGTTTACGATATGCTTCATGTGATGGTGAGTGTGAAATCAAGACGGGTTCCTGGTGCAATGACTGATGAAGAGCTCTTTGCTGTTGATGAAGAGCGAACTGCTGCAACAAACGGTGCAGAGACCGATGGCTTTGATGATGTATTAACGCCTGAGGAAAGACTCCAATTGAATTCCGCGCTTCGGACTGGAAATTCTGATGCCATTGAAGATGAAGAGTCTGAAGTTACTGATCACCAGGAAAACGGATCCCTCAAGGATAAGAAGGGCTGGTTTGGTTGGAATAAGAAAGGCTTAAACACTGAAGATACTAAGCTCAAGAAAGGCTCAAAGTCTGCGCCAGAAGATGGGAATCAAAAAGGGAAAAGCCAGAGATCTTCAATGGTATCTGATCATACAAATGAGGATCTTGGAGGCACGAAGAAAggaaaggagaaggagaagaagaagaagaagaaaggtgttGCCGGAGATGAGGTTAAGCGTGAGAGTGAATACAAGAAAGGACTAAGACCGGTCTTGTGGTTAACACCGGACTTTCCTCTTACGACAGACGAGCTTTTACCGCTCCTCGACATATTAGCTAACAAGGTTAAAGCCGTTAGGAGACTCAGAGAGCTTCTCACAACTAAACTTCCACTAGGCACATTCCCTGTAAAG CTTGCCATTCCCATTATTCCAACGGTTCGAGTTGTTGTTACTTTCACAAAATTTGAAGAGCTTCAGGCGGCTGAGGAGGAGTTCTCAACGCCTCCTTCTAGTCCGGTATTTCATGATGcgaagtcttcttcttcagagaACTCATCACCATCATGGATCTCATGGATGAGAAGTGGGAAATCAGGTGACAATGATAGTAACCGTTACAAAGACGAGGTTGACCCTTTCTCGATACCTTCAGATTACACATGGGTCGATTCAGCTGAGAAGAAACGTCGAATGAAAGCTAAGAAAGCTAAGAGCAAGAGGAAGAAACAGGCGGCAACAAAAGCCGCTGCTGCTAGTGACTCGAGTACCCGTTCAAATCAAGTAGCCGAAGAATGA
- the LOC104764075 gene encoding exportin-4-like isoform X4, with amino-acid sequence MLGFPNGSGVGGVGPEDLAQLQSTMRAIELACSYIQINSNPVAAEATILSLHKSPQPYKACRYILENSQVANARFQAAAAIREAAIREWSFLATDDKGGLISFCLGYVMQHANSSEGYVLSKLSSVAAQLMKRGWLEFTPAEKEVFFYQINQAILGSRGLDVQFIGI; translated from the exons ATGTTAGGGTTTCCTAATGGAAGCGGTGTCGGTGGAGTTGGACCTGAGGATTTAGCTCAACTCCAATCTACCATGCGCGCTATTGAACTTGCTTGCTCTTACATTCAG ATTAATAGTAATCCAGTTGCTGCTGAGGCAACCATTTTGTCTCTTCACAAGTCCCCACAGCCCTATAAGGCGTGTAGATATATTCTTG AAAATTCTCAggtagcaaatgctaggtttcAAGCTGCTGCAGCTATTCGAGAAGCAGCTATCAGGGAATGGAGTTTTCTTGCCACTGATGATAAAGGGGGTTTGATTAG CTTCTGCCTTGGCTATGTCATGCAGCATGCTAATTCATCCGAGGGATATGTGCTTTCAAAATTATCTTCTGTGGCTGCACAGCTGATGAAAAGAGGCTG GCTTGAGTTTACTCCAGCCGAGAAGGAAGTCTTTTTCTATCAG ATCAACCAGGCTATTCTTGGTTCTCGTGGCTTAGATGTGCAGTTCATCG GTATCTGA